The DNA segment TCGGCCGGGCTCGACTATCCGGGCGTGGGGCCCGAGCACGCCTTCCTGCACGACATCGGTCGGGTGCGCTACGCGCCCGTCTCGGACGCCGAGGCGCTGGAGGCCGTGAAGGCCTGCTGTGCGCTGGAGGGCATCCTGCCCGCGCTCGAGTCCGCGCACGCCCTGGCGGGAGCGCGCCGGTGGGCGGGCGACCACCCGGGGAAGACCATCCTGGTCGGGCTGTCCGGCCGAGGGGACAAGGACCTCGAGACCCTGGCCCGGCTCCTGGGCGAGGAGGGCGCGTGAGCGCGGATCTCCGGTTGGACGGAGGGGCGCGGCTGGAGGCGGCCATCGCGGTCGCCCGCCAGCACGGGCGTCCCGCCCTGGTGGGGTACGTGACGGGCGGCTTCCCCGACCCCGACGCCTTCGTGGACTTGCTGCCCGGCGTGGCCGCCGAGGTCGACATCCTCGAGGTGGGCGTGCCTTTCTCCGATCCGATGGCGGATGGGGTCACCATCCAGCGGGCCTCCGAGCGCGCCCTGGCGGCGGGGACCACCCTGGCGGGCCTGCTGGACGGGCTCGAGCGCGTGGGCCTGGAGCGGCCGGTGGTCTTGATGAGCTACCTGAATCCCGTGCTCCAGATGGGGTTCGACGCCTTCGCGGCGCGGGCGGCGGCGGTAGGGGTGGCGGGGTTGATCGTGCCGGACGTGCCCTGGGAGGAGTCGGAGGAGCTGCGCGCCGCGCTGGACCCGGCCGGAGTCGCCCTCGTCCAGCTGGTCACGCCCCTCACTCCGCCGGAGCGGCTGGCCCGGCTGTGTGCGGCCAGCCAGGGCTTCGTCTACGCCGTCACCATGACCGGCACCACCGGGCGGGCCGTGGCCGACCAGCGGGCGGAGGTCGGAGCCTACCTGGACCGGGTGCGGGCCACCTCGCCCCGGCCGGTGCTGGCGGGATTCGGGATCCGGACCCCGGAGGACGTGCGGGCCTTGGGCGAGCACGCCGATGGTGTGATCGTCGGGAGCGCGGTGGTGGAGGCCATCGAGCGCGGAGACGACGCACCGGCGTTGCTCCGGTCACTTCGGGGAGGACGGGCATGATCGCGGTGCTGGACAAGGGGTGCTCGCTGAAGCAGAAAGCGGATATCCTGCGATTCGTCGAGAACGCCGGCTTCCGCGTGCAGATCAGCGAGCTGGACACGGAGAGCCTGATCGGCGTGATCGGCCCCGGTGCCACCGCCATCGCGGGGGATCTGGCCGCGCTGCCGGGCGTGCGCGAGATCCGACCCGTGGCCCCGCCCTATCCCCTGGTGTCCCGCGCCGCCCACGGCGGGCCCGGTCGCGTGCGCGTGGGCGACGTGACGTTCGGCGAGAAGGCGGTGGTGGTCATCGCCGGACCCTGCGCCGTCGAGTCGCGCGAGCAGATCCTGGAAGCGGCCCGAAGCCTCAAGCGCTCGGGCGCGATGCTCCTGCGTGGCGGTGCCTTCAAGCCACGCAGCTCGCCGTACAGCTTCCAGGGGTTGGGACAGGAGGGGCTCGACCTGCTGGCGGAGGCGCGGGCGGAGACCGGTCTGGGCATCGTCACGGAGGTGGTGGCGCCGGAGGACCTCGCGCAGGTGGCCGATACGGCCGACATGCTGCAGATCGGCGCGCGCAACATGCAGAACTTCCGCCTGTTGTCGGCGGTAGGCGAGCTGCGCACGCCGGTGCTGCTCAAGCGCGGCATGATGGCCACCACGGACGAGCTGCTGCTCGCGGCCGAGTATGTCGTGGCCGCCGGCAACTCCCGCGTGGTGCTGTGCGAGCGCGGCATCCGCACGTATGAGACGGCCACCCGCAACACGCTCGACCTGGCCGCCGTACCCGTGCTCAAGGAGCGCACCCACCTGCCCGTGATCGTCGACCCCAGCCATGCGGCCGGACGCCGCGAATGGGTGGGCGCGCTGTCGCGCGCGGCTGTGGCGGCCGGCGCGGACGGGCTGATCATCGAGGTGCATCCACGCCCGGAGGAGGCGCTCTCCGACGGGCGGCAATCGCTCACGTTGGACGCGTTCGCCGACCTGATGGGCGAGCTGGAGCAGATCTCACGCGCGGTCGGGCGGGAATTGGCGCGTTGAGAGGAGCCGCGTCGCTGGGCGTTGCGCTCGCCGCGGGCGCGCTCGCCTGCGCCGCGGGCAGCGCTACGATGCGGGGCAGGGGAGAGGGGGAGTCCGTGCGCGTGCTCGTCTACAACATCCACGCGGGCAAGGACGCCGGGGGCGCGGAGAACCTCGCGCGCATCGGCGCCCTCCTCCGCGAGCGCGCACCCGACCTGGTGTTGCTCCAGGAGGTGGACCGCGGCACGGTGCGCTCCGGCCACGTCGACCAGCTCGCCGTGCTCGCGCGCGAGAGCGGTCTCCACGCCGTCTTCGGACGCACGCTGGACTACGACGGTGGCGCCTACGGCATCGCGGTGCTGTCGCGCTGGCCCGTGCTCGCGGACACCGTGCGGACGCTGCCGGTCGACCCGCCGCAGGCGCGTGCCGGTGGATCCTACGAGCCGCGGGGCATCCTCGAAGTACGGGTGGAGGCGCCCGGAGGTGCGCTCACGGTGCTCAACACGCACCTGGACGCGTCGGTGGACGACGCCTACCGCTGGCAGGAGGTGCAGGCCGTCCTCGCCGTCGCACAGGCCGCGGCCGAGGAGACCGGCGGGCGTGTGCTGCTCGGAGGCGACTTCAACGCGGAGCCGGGCAGCCGGGTGGTGGCGGCACCGGGAGCAGCGGGATTCGTGGACGCCTTCGGCGACTGCGGCCGCGGCAGCCCGCTCACCTACCCTGCGCGCCAGCCCACGAAGCGCATCGACTATCTGTGGTTGGGAAGCGCCTTCCGGTGCATCGGCGCCGAGGTGCTGGGTTCCGAGGCCTCCGACCATCGGCCCGTGCTCTTCGACCTCGTGCCGGTGGCGCGCTGATGGCTCGACCGGTGGACGTGGGCCAGGTGGCGCTGGCCCCCGACGACCTCGACGCCGACTGGGACGTGATCGTGGTCGGGTCGGGGCCGGCGGGCTCCACCGCGGCCTGCTGGCTGGCCCGGGCGGGTGCCCGCGTCCTGGTGCTGGAGCGCGCCGCCTTCCCGCGCGACAAGGCCTGTGGCGACCTGCTGATCCCGGACGCGCTGGCGGCCCTGGACCGCCTGGGCGTGCGGTCCCGGGTCACCCGGGTCGGGCACGCCGTTCCACGGCTTCGGGTCTCGAGCGCGCGGGGGGTCACGTTCGACGTGCCGTCCGACCTGGTGGGGCTGCCCCGACTGCAGCTGGACGCGCTGTTGGCCGCCGAGGCCGTGGCGTCCGGAGCGCGGGTGGCGCGGGGGCGGGTGGAGCGCGTGCGCGCACACGAACGCGGGGTGGAGGTCCACGTCGCGCCCGCTCCCGGGGCCGACCCCGTGCGGCTGGGCGCGCGCTTCGTCCTGCTGGCCACCGGGGCCGATACCATGCTCGCCGAACAGGTGGGCATGATCGAGCGGCCGGCGCCGTCCGCGGTGGCGCTGCGCAAGTACGTCACGGCGGACGTGGACCTGCCGGATCCCATCATCTCGTTCGACCGCGCCGTGTTGCCCGGCTACGCCTGGATCTTCCCGCTCGGGGCGCGGCGCTTCAACGTGGGCGTGGGCCTCTTCTTCGACGAGCGGCGCAAGCACGACGTGGCGGGCCGGGCGTCGGAGCTGCGGGCGGTGCTGGGCCGGTTCCTGGCGGAGAACCCGGAGGGCCGCCGGCTGGCGGCGGCCACGCGGGAGGAGAGCCCGGTGCGGGGCGCCCGGCTGCGCACGGGACTGACGGGCACGCAGCCGCTCGACCGTAGCGGAAGGATCCTCGCCGTGGGGGAGACGGTCGGCACCACCTACCCCTTCACGGGGGAGGGGATCGGCAAGGCGATGGAGTCGGCCGAGCTGGCGGCGGAGGTCGTACAGGCGGCCCTGGCGGACGGTGCAGCCCGGACGGCGACCTACCCCGGCACGCTGAACGCGACGTTGCGGGCCCGCTACGACGGGTACCGGACCGCGGAGCGGTGGTTGGGGCGCGCCTGGGTGGGGGACCTGGTCTCGTGGCGCGTGCGCCGCAGCGGGCGCCTGCGCCGGGCGGCCGAGGACGTCCTCGCGGAGCGCACCGACCCCGGGACCATCTTCTCCCCATGGACGCTGGTGCGTTCGCTCTTCGGATGACGCCCGCGACCCACCCCCGTCCACGAGGGTGCGGTGCCGTTCCGTAATGCTACGGAGGCCCGCCCCGTAGAGAGGACGTCGGCGCGAGCGGCGGGCTCGGGAAGGGGCCGATGGGAGAGTCTCCCACATCCGAATCAGGCAAACTCTTCCCTTTCTCTCGGCCGCCGCTGCGTCGATATTGTGACGCTGTAGTCCCGTTCCAGGGCACTCGTCCGTTTCACTCCCAGACCTTGGGGTGCGGGCGATCGGGGACCGAAGCCAGACGGTTCGGTCCCGGGCCAACCGGGTGCCCCCGGGAGTGCGTTTTCCACCCTCTATCTTCTCTTCGGAGGCGTCATGGACACACGCCTTGTCCGTGTGCTCGTGCGTCTGTGCGTGCTGGTCGCGGGTCTCGCGTTCGCGGGTACTTCGGCGATCGAAGCGCAGCAGGCCATGGGCAACATTCGAGGCCAGGTCACCGACGCGGTGACCATGCGCCCGCTGTCGGGTGCGCAGGTCCTCGTGGTCGGCACCGGCCGCGGGGGTCTGGCCAACAGCAGCGGTCAGTATCTGATCCTCAACGTTCCCACGGGCTCGCACGTGGTGCGGGTCGAGCTCATCGGCTACGGCCTCGTCGAGCAGCAGGTGACGGTGGCCGCGGGCCAGACGGTGGCGCTCGACTTCACCATGGGCCAGCAGGCGCTCGAGCTCGACGAGATCGTCGTGACGGGCACGGCCGGTCAGACACAGCGACGCGCCATCGGCAACTCCGTGCAGAAGGTGGAGGCCGCGGCAGTCACCGAGTCCGTGCCGGTCGCCAACGTGCAGGAGCTGCTCCAGGCCCGCACGCCCGGTCTCACGCTCATCGCCGACGGCGGCGCCGCCGGGTCGGGCTCGCAGATCCGCCTGCGCGGGTCGGGCTCCCTGTCGGGGCAGACGCAGCCCGTGGTCTTCGTGGACGGCGTCCGCATCGAGAGCGGGAACCAGAGCGGTCAGTGCAACAACGTGGTGCAGTGCACCAACGCGCTGGACTTCCTCAACCCGAACGACATCGAGTCGATCGAGGTGATCAAGGGGCCCGCCGCGTCGACGCTGTACGGCGCGCAGGCCGCCTCCGGCGTGATCCAGATCATCACCAAGAAGGGCCGTGCCGGGACGGGCATCCAGTGGAACGCCAGCATGGACGCCGGCACCTCCGACTGGAATCTGGACCGGCCCATCACCTACTGGCAGTGCACGCAGGCCAACGTCAACGACGCGGTCCGGTACCCGGGCTGTCAGGGCCTGGCGGCCGGGACGGTGCTGACGGACGATCCCATGACGCGCAATCCCAACGCGGTGCGCGGCAACGAGGGGTCGAGCGACCCGAACGGCCCCGGCCAGTACGCGTTCAACGTGTCGGCCCGGGGGGGTGGTGAGCTGTTCAACTACTTCATCTCGGCCGAGAAGGGCGACGAGCAGGGCATCTTCCTGAACAACTTCGCCCGCCGGACCGGTGGCCGCGCCAACTTCGGGTTCACGCCGACGGAGAAGCTCAACTTCAACGTCAACGTGGGCTATGTGCGCCAGCACATCCGCTCGCCGCTGTCCAACAACTCGTCCAACTCCGTGCTCCGGAACGCGTACCGTGGGCAGACCCTGGCGGTCAGCCACACGTGGGAGCCGGGCTTCCGTGGCTTCGGGCCCGAGCTGGCCAACCAGTACGACCTGCAGAACCGCGGTGAGCGCTTCACCATGGGTGCCACGGTCAACTACGAGCCGTTCCCGTGGCTGTCCAACCGGCTGGTGCTGGGCATGGACCGGAACGACCGCGAGGTCACCGAGTTCTATCCCATCGACGGGACCGGCCTGGCTCCGTGGGGCGCGACCAATGCGACCGGCGTCATCGACATCTTCCTGCCGGACGTGCACACCTGGACGGTCGACTACTCGGGCACCGTCAATCTCGACCTGAGCGACGATTACAGCTCCGCCTTCAGCGCGGGCATGCAGCTCAACTCGCGCAAGTTCGAGTCCTACACCACCATCGGTGAAGGCCTCGTGGCCAGCCAGATCAACCTGGTGGGCTCGGCGGCCAACACACGGGCACAGCAGGACCTGGAGCAGCAGACCTCCCTGGGCTTCTTCGTCCAGGAGCAGGTGGGCTGGCGGAACCGACTGTTCGCCACTGCGGCCGTGCGCGTCGACGACAACTCGGCGTTCGGGAAGGACTTCTCGCTGGTGGTCTACCCCAAGGCCCAGCTCTCCTACGTCGTCTCCGACGAGGACTTCTTCCAGGTCGACTGGATCGACCAGCTGAAGCTGCGCGGTGCCTGGGGTCAGGCGGGCAGCCCGCCGGAGCCGTTCGTGGCCGACCGCACCTATGACGCGGGCGTGACCACGCTGGCCGATCAGGCCGTGAACCTGCTGCGGCCGTCTTCGTACGGGAACCCGGACCTGAAGGCCGAGACCGGCTCCGAGCTGGAGCTGGGCTTCGAGGCGTCGTTCCTGGACGGGCGCCTGGGCCTGGATTTCACGTACTACAACCAGAAGACGCGCGACGCCCTCATCGAGGTGCCGGATCCGCCGTCGTCGGGCTTCAGCGACACGCACTTCACCAACGTGGGTGAGATCGCCAACAGCGGGATCGAGATGCTGCTGACGGCGACGCCGGTGTACACCCGCAACCTGCAGTGGGACGCGACGGTCGCGTTCTCCACCAACAGCAACGAGCTGGTCACGTTCGGTGACGCGCCGCTCACGCAGATCGAGTTCGGCGAGTTCGCCACGGTGCAGCGTCACATCCCGGGCTACCCGATGGGCGGCATGTGGAGCACCGACGTGGTCCGCGACGCTTCCGGTCAGCCGGTGCTGACGTCCAGCGGCGGCGTGACGGTTGCGACGGAGAAGGAGTACGTGGGACCGTCGCTGCCCACGCGCGAGATCGCGCTGACCAACACGTTCACGCTGTTCGAGAACGTCCGGCTCTTCGCGAACCTGGACTACAAGGGCGGCCACTATCAGTGGTGCGCCATCTGCTCGGTCCGGAGCCGCGTGGACCTGAACACGAAGCTGATCAACGATCCCAACTCGGATCCGGTGGACGTCGCCATCGCGCGCAGCCTCCAGACCAAGACCTGGATCAAGGAAGCGGACTTCATCAAGCTGCGTGAGATCTCGGCGACCTATCAGCTCCCCGGTGGTGTGGTGGAGCGCGCCGGCCTGAACTCCGCGGCGCTGACGCTGTCGGCCCGCAATCTGTGGATGTGGACGAAGTACAAGTTCGACCAGGAAGGGCTGGGCTCGCCCGACCCCGAGGTCAACTTCAGCTCGCTGACGACCTTCAACCGCACCGACTACGCATCGATCCCCATGCTCCGCACGTTCGCGCTCAGCGTGCGCGTGGCGTTCTGACGGATCGAAAAGGAAACCACAACTATGAGTCGTTCTCTCGTAACCAAGGGGGCCCTGGCGACCGCGGTCGCCCTGTCGGCCCTGGTCGGGACGGCCTGCTCGGTCGACGAGCTTCTCAAGGTCAACAACCCGGCCGAGCTCAATGAGGAGCTGTTGCAGGACTCGACGCTCGCGAAGGTGCTGCTGAACGGCGTGATCGGTGACTTCCAGTTCGCCTACTCCGATCCGTTCGTGTGGCGTGGCAGCATGTTCAGCGACGAGCAGATCACCGGCATCAACTGGGAGCAGACCGCGCGCCTGAGTCAGCGCATCGTGCAGTACGACGAGGGTGACGCGGACCTCATGTTCTCGGACCTGAGCCGGGCGCGGGCGCAGGCGGACAGCGTGTCGGGTCGGTTCCGCACGCTGCTCGCCAACCCGTCGACGGACGCGCGACTCGCCACCACGCTCGCCTACGCAGGGTACAGCTACATCCTGCTGGCGGACGCGATGTGTGAGGCCACGGTGAACGTGGGCTCGGAGATCTACGAGCCCCTCGAGCTGTACCAGTTCGCCGTGGATCGTCTGGAGGAGGCGCTGTCGATCGCTCAGGCGGCCAACAACAGCGACATCGCCAACATGGCTCGCGTGGGACTGACCCGCGCGCATCTGAACCTGGGCAACAACGCGCAGGTGATCACGTATGCGCAGCAGGTTCCGGTGGACTACCGCAAGTGGATCGAGTACTCGGCGAGCGACCCTCGCCTCTACAACGTGCTCGAGGCCCGGGTGACCGGTGCCAACCACGCGCTGGGCGTCGCCCCGCACTTCATCGCGGGTGGCCCGTCCAACTTCGGGCAGCAGAACCTGGAGGCGTTCCTGACCGATCCGCGGGTGCAGCACCTGCCCATCTGGCGGCTCGGGCACAACCGGCTGACGCAGCTCTACACGCCCAAGCAGGGTCTGATGTTCTCCGAGTACAACGGAGAGACCTATGCGAACGGCGGCTCGCCGCCGGACTACGGGCAGGGCACGGACATCACGTTCGCGTCCGGCCTGGAAGCGCAGCACAACATGTACGAGGCCATGGGGCCCGGTCAGGCGACGTTGGATTTCGTCAACGACCGCCGTGCCGTCGGCAACCAGGCTCCGGTCAACCTGACCGGGGACGCGCTCATGATGGAGCTCCGCGACCAGCGTGGTCGTGACTTCTTCATGAACGGGACGCGCCTGGGTGACCTGCGCCGCTGGCTCCGCCAGGGAGACGACATGTTCCCGAGCGGAACCCACCCGAACGAGCAGTGGGGCGCGTACGGCACGGCCACGTGCTACCCGATGCCGCTCGAGGAGTACGAGGGCAACCCGAACATCAACAACCCGCGCTGACGCGGGAGGTCGACCGAGGGTGACATCACCGGGGGTGGGGCCGCTGGCCCCACCCCCGGTTCTCGTTCAGGGACGTCGGGAGAGGGGCAGCACCGTCGGTGCGGTGGGCTCAGAGCGTGCCCAGGAAGCGGAGCACGGCCTCCTGGGTCACCCGATCGAGCGCGGCGAACGCCGTGCGGGCCGCCTCCGCCTCTCCGCCGTGCGCGAGGATCGCATCCCGGACGCGGGTGGCCCGACCGTCGTGGAGGAACCGGCGGCGGTAGCGCAGCCCGATGAGCGGCTCGGTCCGGTGCTCCGTAGCCGTGGCGCCGGCGGTGCACGCGCTCTCCAGATCCGGCCCCATGTCATGGAGGAGCAGGTCGGAGTACAGCGCGAAAGTGCGCCCCGCGAGGGGAGGTGGAGCGCTGGCTGCGGTCCGCTGCTGCGGCGTATGGCAACGGGCACACCCCAGCCCCTCGAACAGCGCCTCCCCCTGCCGCACGGCCTCCTCGTCGGCCGGCGAGGCGGTCCCGGGCGCCGGCGGAGCCAGCCAGCGCACGAAGTCGGTCACCAGCGAGGCCGTGCCCTCATCCACCTCGGGCTCTCCGGTCGGATCGGCCCCCTCGGGGAGGCCGGGCCGGTCGCCGGCCTGGGCTTCGTCCGGGACCATCGCGGTGGTGAGGCCCATCTCGAACCGGAAGGCCTCGTCCACGAACCCCGCCAGGGTGGCCGTGCCCGACTTGCGTCCGAAGCGGGCGGGGCGTCCCTGCCCGTCCTGACCCAACCGCCCGGAGATACCGTCCCCGTCCCGGTCGTCGGGGTCGGCCCGCGCCTCCAGGTCCGCCAGGGGGATCAGGTCCATGAGGCCGACCCCGAACAGGAACGGGGTGTTGATCCGCCCGCGGGTGTTGGCCTCCGCGGGCGTCCCGGCCGGAGCGGCGCCCAGGGCGGCCGCCCGCGGGGTGACCTTGGCCCGCACGTTCTCTCCGCCCTGGGCGGCCAGCACGTCACATGTGCCGTCCGCGGCCTGATGGGCGGCCTTCACCACCAACTGCTCCCCCGTCCCCCCGTCCGCCGGATCCGTGTGGCAGGCGTTGCAGGCGTTCTCGTTGAAGCGGGGCCCGAGGCCGTCCGCTTCGGTGAAGATCCGACCGAAGAGCGCCTGGCCGGCCCGGAAGCGCTCCAGTTGCGAGGCGTCGAGGCCGGGCACCGGTTCCCCGATGGGGGCATGCAGGGGACTGGGCGCCGGTTCCGGGGTACAGGCAGCAAGCAGCAACACGGCGCCGCTGAGCCAGCGAGCGCCCGGGAACGGGGAACCAGGAGCGAGTGTGGGCATGAACGAACGTAGGCGTTCGAGCCGGCTTCCGGCAGTCGTGCGGGGCGGTGCGGGACTGGTGGCCTTCGCGGTGCTGGGTGGGTGCAATGTCTTCGACACCGACGACAACCGGCCGGAGCGCGCGCGCGTCCAGGTGGAGGTCTCGTCCGCGCCGTCGCCACTGCGGTTGATCGTGTCGACGGACTTCGTCGAGCTCGTGGACCAGGATACGGGCACCATCCTGGCGGCGCTGAACGAAGCCGACACGTTCGCGTTGGCCGCGGGAGACTCCTTCGACCAGACGTTCTCGCTGGAGGAGCTCGGGAGCGTGCTGGCGCGGCTCACGGAGACGGAGGACGAAGAGGCCACCGTGCGCATGCGGGTCTACCTCGACGGAGGCCTCGAATACGACCGCACGGGCACACTGCAGGACGCCACGATCGAATACCGCTTCGTCTACTCCAACTTCTTCTGAGCGCGGCTGCGCTCAACGGGGGTCGATCGCCTCGGCGCCGCGCAGCTTGCGGAAGAGGCGATCGGCCCCTGTGACGATCGTGGGGACCACGGCGAACAGCAGTCCGTAGCCGAGCGCGTTGGCGAAGTCCGCCTCGCCGGCTCCCTCCGTCGACAGCGCGAAGGCGTAGCCCGGGATCAGCGCCACGGCGGCACCCAGCGCCGCGGGGCCGAAGCGGCCCACGGACCGCTCGGTTCCTCCACTCCAGCGGGCGGAGAGGGCGGCGGCCACGGTGGGGATCAGCACCGCCGTGGTGACGGCCAGGGCGGTGCCGCCCGTCCCGCACTCGGTGACGATCTCCTCCTTGGCGTCGATGCCCACGCACTGGCCGGCCACGATCGCCCCGGCTGCCACGCCCGCCGCGTTCCCGAGCGCCGTGCCGAGGAAGGCGCGCCGGGTGTGATGCCCCTCCGGATCCTGGGACCAGTCGAAGTGGCTCTCGGACGGGCTCCGGAGCGGCATCGGCGGTCCGAGATCCGTGCCGCCCGCCGGTCGCTCCAGACCGGGCGTCTGCGTGCTGATGAGGATCACGCCGTAGAGCGAGCCCGTCCCGTAGCGGGCGCCGGCCTCCCCGGGCGGGATGACCTCGAGCTGCTCGATGGTGTTGAGCGCCAGCATGCCGTAGAGGAAGTTCGGGTTGGAGATGGGCACACCGTCCAGGTAGACGGCCGGATGCTGACAGCCGCGATCCAGCAGCGAGATGCTCTGGGCCGAGCGGAACTCCAGGCACACGTCCGTGCCGCTCAGGTTGTTGGCCTGGCGCACGCGGATGCCCGGGACGGTCTGGCGCAGCAGATCGCCCAGGTGCCGGCTGGTGCCGATCGCGCGCTGGATCATCTCCTCGTCCACGACGTGCTGGCTCGACCCCCGGGCCAGCCGCTGCCGCCGTTCGGGGGTCATGACCTCGACCACCACGGGCTCGATGGCGATCGCTTCGCGGGAGATCCGGATCTCGAGCTCGAGGGCGGACGTCCCGACGTCGACGACCTGCTGATGGGAGCCGTAGGCCAGGTGCTCCAGGACCAGCAGCCGCTCCCCGGCCGGCAAACCCCTGAGGAGGAAGCGGCCGTCCGCGTCGGTGAGGGCCTCGGCTCGCGTGCCCGCGGCCCGCAGGAGCACGTCGGCCACGCCGTCGCCGCTTTCCATGTCCACGACCCGACCGCGAAGGTCGAGCGCCTGGGCCCGGAGCGCGCTGGGGGCGACCAGCGCCGCGAGGAGGGCCAGAAGGGCCCGGAAGCGAAGGGGTCGGGAGGAAGCCATGGCGATCCGGATGGGGAGCAGGTGAAGCGGGAGCCGTGCGGGTCCCGTTTCTAGTACGCCGGGGCGGGCGTCCGGTGTCCGTGGCGCCCCCGATCCTGAATGTGCGACGGGGTCGGCGCCCCCGCGAGGGCGCCGACCCCGGTCCTCGGACGGCCGGGCTTCAGCGCGCGGAGCCGGGCCGCTGGCGGCCCGGCCGGCCGGGGACGCCATTCCCCGGGCCGGGCCGCCCGTCCCGCAGGCGGGGACGGTCACCCCGGTCGCCCCGACGGCCCTCGGCCCGGTCGGCACGACGCTGCTGCCGCAGCTCCTGCAGCCTGGTCTGCTGCGTCTCGGTCAGGAGTCCCTGCATCTCCACGCGCAAGGCATCCCGCCGTTCGTGCGCGCGATCCCGCGCCTGGTGCAGCGCGTCGCGGGCCTCCGCCGCCGTACGCTCCCCGGCGGCCACGTCCGAACGGATCCGCGCCCGCTCCGCCTGGTCCGCCTGTGCAGCCTGCAGGTGCTCGAGGCGCAGCGTGTTCAAGCGCGCCACCTGCTGGTCGGTCAGCTCGAGGGCTTCGCGTTGTCGCAGGAGCGCCTCGACCCCTGCACCCCGCGGTCCGACGAACGCAGCGCGCGCACCGTCGCCTCCCGGGCCCTGCGCCCGCGGCGCACGTTGCGCCGCCAGGGGCGCGGCCACCAAACCCGCACCGGCCACCACGGCCACCATCACCTTCGCTCTAGCCTTCATGACGACCTCCGTTGTCGATGTCCTGTGGGATAGACACACGGAGCGCCGGTTTCGTTAGGTGCTGCACGCCTGGCCGGAGTGCGCGGCGGCACCTCCGAACGATCAGAGGGGCAGCGAAACCAGCGTGCGGTCGGGCGCGACCGCGGAGAGGACCACGCGCACCGGCTCCACCACGCCCGCCGCGCGGAAGGACTCCGCCCGCACCACGAAGCTGGGCGTGATGACATATCCGCGGGGAGCGACGAGAGCGCCGTCGCGGGTACGCAGATCTTCGGCGAGCGCTGCGCCGATGGGGACCTCGGAGAACGGAAGCTCGCGGATCTCCTGGCGCGCCAGCGCCGCACCGCGTGCGCGGGCGAACGTCGCGAGCAGGTCGCGGTCGTACAGGGTCCGGCCGCGCATGGTGTCGAGGGCCTCCTGCTCATCGATGCCGCGAGCTTGCAGGAGGTCGAAGTCCACGGCGATGCGTA comes from the Gemmatimonadota bacterium genome and includes:
- a CDS encoding di-heme oxidoredictase family protein, with amino-acid sequence MPGLDASQLERFRAGQALFGRIFTEADGLGPRFNENACNACHTDPADGGTGEQLVVKAAHQAADGTCDVLAAQGGENVRAKVTPRAAALGAAPAGTPAEANTRGRINTPFLFGVGLMDLIPLADLEARADPDDRDGDGISGRLGQDGQGRPARFGRKSGTATLAGFVDEAFRFEMGLTTAMVPDEAQAGDRPGLPEGADPTGEPEVDEGTASLVTDFVRWLAPPAPGTASPADEEAVRQGEALFEGLGCARCHTPQQRTAASAPPPLAGRTFALYSDLLLHDMGPDLESACTAGATATEHRTEPLIGLRYRRRFLHDGRATRVRDAILAHGGEAEAARTAFAALDRVTQEAVLRFLGTL
- a CDS encoding TonB-dependent receptor plug domain-containing protein, whose product is MASSRPLRFRALLALLAALVAPSALRAQALDLRGRVVDMESGDGVADVLLRAAGTRAEALTDADGRFLLRGLPAGERLLVLEHLAYGSHQQVVDVGTSALELEIRISREAIAIEPVVVEVMTPERRQRLARGSSQHVVDEEMIQRAIGTSRHLGDLLRQTVPGIRVRQANNLSGTDVCLEFRSAQSISLLDRGCQHPAVYLDGVPISNPNFLYGMLALNTIEQLEVIPPGEAGARYGTGSLYGVILISTQTPGLERPAGGTDLGPPMPLRSPSESHFDWSQDPEGHHTRRAFLGTALGNAAGVAAGAIVAGQCVGIDAKEEIVTECGTGGTALAVTTAVLIPTVAAALSARWSGGTERSVGRFGPAALGAAVALIPGYAFALSTEGAGEADFANALGYGLLFAVVPTIVTGADRLFRKLRGAEAIDPR